A segment of the Asterias amurensis chromosome 11, ASM3211899v1 genome:
actcaaaataactgtaagcacaacaacttacttggtaacgagcaatggagagttgttgatagtatgaagcGTTGTGAGAAATGAATCCCTTTGAAGTAACTCCCACTTCAACTGAAGctttttataatataaatatgaaagcacacaaattttgcaCATGAAAGCGTACAAATTCGTGCAAACagctgggtgtttttttcttcatcattctcttgcaatttcgatgacaaattttcacaggtttgttattttatgcatatgctggggttcaccaagtgagaagactggtctttgacaattaccaataggcgtccagtgccttttacttACAGTCATTAATTACCATAAGTGTACACTACATTTAAATCCATCACATGAAAGTTAACGAAATAAAAACAGGCTTCAACAATCAAATTCTGTTGTACACATTCTAAGTACAAAAGGCCCAATAAATTAAAGATATGAGCCCAATCtcacagagctgctttagcacaaaaaaaagtagctaagcacaacaaagttatgcttacaaGATTGAGGTTAGCAGCCAAACTTCCATGTCAcacatacaatttgtgactggtattctgctatTTTTTTTCTGCGCAAAAAcatttaagcaacattttctgcttatgcAGATCTGTGAAATCGGACTCCGCTGGAAGAAATAACAACTTAAATTAGAAATTAAATACCAAAAATGGATTCGACTGCAAATACATAGCATGGGAAATTCAATTTGTGATCTGTAATaagttaaataataaatattttgacaaatttcataaattactTTTTAGCAGCTGCAGCGTTCTTCTTCAAACATTGTGCCACAAAATACTGATAAACTTTATACAATGTTAAGTGGGTTTGTATGGCCTACCCTTCTAGGAAATTTTTCAATAGGGACAATAAGTCCTCACtggttctttgttttcatgggTCCTCACTAATCATTTGAGTACAAAACCAATTGGgattgcttcaatacaggaacaaCAGAAAGTACAATAGGTGTCCTCTCACATAATGGTCAAACACGACTGGGTGTGGTTGGTCATGTCCTCTTTTTTCACCATAACCCATATAGGCCTAATACACCAATATGTGTAAAGCACTGAATACTTCATACTTtccccccgagtcctgtaaaaaaacacCGTAGACATATAACTcaagttggattcgaacccacgactgtTGCCATTTTAAAGCAGAtgtcttacaaactagaccaCTGCAattggctagaggcagttcgaatcttaCATTTAGAAGCGGGAACAgcatcaattttaaaaatttttttggACTAAAAGATGTTGAATTATACATTTATTGAAAGCAAATagtattttgaaaaatagaCAACAAGTCTTATAGTGTTATTTAACAGACAAATGAactcaaaatgtttgaatacaTATAAAACGCCTTTACCCTACAATGAAAAAGTTCCTTAAACATTAACAATGGCactacagggggggggggtgtatgtATTTGCCCTCCCGCAAAAAGATCTCAGTCCCCATCCCCCACGGTCTAAATTAAATTTAACACCAATTCCAGGCCACATTAGTATTACCGCAGCTCAAGTCGGTCATCGTGGTAAGTCAGTGCTTTTTTAGcagtacaaacaaaataaacattaccccctccccccataaACATGGAAATGTGGCCTCAAAGGAGTTAAATGATTCTTGGAAAAACAAACAGGACTTCTGGTCTATTTATGGATACCCTTTAAACGTATTtggtatttattattattttgtgttttatttatttatttaattattcaaaaaaaattggggggggggggggaggcaaaCGGGGGGAAACGAAATAACTTGGAAGTGCTTTTGATGTATTGAACCATTCATTTGTGGGTTTTTTGGTGCTCTAAAATTGGATCCAGTTACACTTTAATTCATACTTGTATAGCTTAGACAGTGTAATTTTATGGTGCTACCAATAAAATAGATCGCTGCGGGATCAACAAGGGAGTTGTAGTTTTGACCATAGCAGGAGTAAAAGCAGccaattatttgtttcaaaagtgTGCCCAGCTGTCTAGGTACCAAGAAGCTGCTGTTGCTAGGGTTTTATTGTACATTGGTTACATATGTGTACAGTGTGTCGCATTCAGGTGGCtttcaagtaaaaaataaagacataTCTTGATGCAATGTCCTCTAAACCAAACAAAAGGCACAATCTTTGTAAAGGGTGTTTTCTAAATTTCCATGGAATTGTTTCAATGACTCACCCCCTTTCATTGTTCCCAAAGTTGGTCGATTTcgagcgctgtgtacgaaacacccGCGGGTTCCAGGTAACAGtaaggaattgtttcttgttcatcTGCTCATTAAACAATGACTTGCGATATAATGATTGAAGATAACAaaagaactttgagaagaggatattaatgttaccaaggtataacaaaacaattgttgcacgctgtgatggggtccatgggttttgtacaccctcgggtgtacaaaacttcatggaccccatcacagcgtgcaacaattgtataatgtaccaCGGCTGCACAGCGCAATGGGTAACATGAGTTATGTTAACCGGTGTACATcaacttgatcgttcccaccgttggtcgatttccagcgcttagtACGAAAGTCcacgggttcgagggaacagtgaagaatggtTTCGCCTGCTTATTAAACTGTGCATACTCCGTCGTTATagtgtttgaagatgacaacataactttgagaagaggaataatcatgttaccaaggtataacaaaacaattgttgcacgctgtgatttggGGTCCATGGATTTTGAACACCCTCGGGAGAAAATGGCACCCTTGGCTTAGCCTtgggttccattttccccctcaggtgtacaaaacgccatggaccccgtcacagcatACAACAATTGTACAGTGAACCATACTAAAGTTCATCCGTGTATACATGAACCGTGCTACAGTTCATCCTTTAGAGCTTGAACGAGCCAATCATTTCCATAAACCTCATCAGAATCTTCCTCGCTCAGATAGTCTTCATCTGCATCTTCCTCTCGCCGCAGCAGCGATGAATAATGAAGCTTCCTCTTCTTGGGGACGAGCTGCTCAACCAAGACCACAACCATCCCCCAAGCAAGAGCCAGGCCTGCCGACGCACCGTACAGGACTTTCAACCCCACTTGATCATAGACGAGGCCCCCCACGGAACCCCCGATGAAGAAGCCGAGACCATGGTACATAGAGTTCAGGATGGATTGTGTGGATCGGTCCATAGCTGGGGGGGATATCTGCTCAGCGTACGAGGATACTGTTTGGAAGAGAGCCTGCTGACTGAACGCGCACAGCACTTCAATTGGAACGACAGCCCAAGGTGTCCACAGAAACGCAAAGTAGAGAAGACGTGATGAGAGGCACAGCAATGCCACAACCAGGACACCAGTGTGGCCGAGTTTTCGAGTCAACCAGCCAGTTAGAAAAAGCATTGGAATTTGGGAGGTGACAGAGACTAGCAGCGCAACTCCCATGACAACTTCTGATCCTCCAAGGTCTTGCACATGCCAGAAGAGGAAATTGTGTATGTTTGACGCTATCGCTCCTGCAATAAATGTAGTGAGTGTCACCACAACATTGTGCGGATCAGCAAAGAGCAGTCTGATGGCCTTACAGAATCTCATCTGCTTGTTTCCTTTCCTTATTGCAGGGATGGGGTAGAAGAAAGCCAACAAGAAGGCAAGTCCGAGGAGAACCGCAAACATGTAAAAGTGGATCATGAAGTGGCTCGCCTTCAGGAAGATACGGCAGTCCGTCTTGTCAACAATAACTGCAACAGTCACGGCAAAGATGGCAAAGCCAATCATACTCGGCACTCGATGTCTCTTGTACTTGTCAAGTTCATCTACAGCATCCAGAGTCTCATGTAGATTGCTGTCGCATATTTTGTCAATGGGGCACGAAAGGCTCTCCCCGATGACCACAATCAGGAGTGCAATTACAAACACAATGTGCTCAGATTCAAGGAAACTGGTCAGAGGTTTACTTACAATGTCCTGTGCCTGGCCCAACGACTGAGGATATTGGTTATTTTGTGATATTTCAGATGCCTCAGTCGGTACAGTGTGTTTATCGACGTTGCTACGCTTCTTTCTGTCACGAGATACACTTGGTTTTCCTGCAAAGATAGAGTTTGTCGTTTCAATCTTTTGCCTCCGGTTTGGTTTACTATTTGAGTTTTCTGTCAAAGTGGGTTTCCTCTGCCTTTGGTTTGGCTTATGAttaaatttcttctttttgtttcctGATGCTTGATTCTGATCGATGTTACCCCAGTTCAGATGGGTCCCAGGTCTTTCATCATTGTGATTTGGATTTAACTTAAGGTTATTGCTTTGTGGCTGCATCACAGATTCATGGTTATAATATTGGTTGTGACTTAGTTGCTGGTTGTTGCTTTTCGTTGTCGAAGGGGACACATTAGCAGGTAGAGTTGGAGTGGTTGAAATAAAACTAGGTACTGAATCTTGATAATCCTCAAGTTGGGACTGTTCATTGTTTGATTGGAGATGATCAGCTGTAGATTCTTCAGTGTACTGGGAGTTGGATTCTGGCAGAGTATTTGACTCTGGAAGGGGGTGGCTTGGCTTAGGAGTCCAAATCTGATTTGCATTATTGTGAGGTGAAGGCCGTGCTGTACTTCCCATATCGTGGTTGAGATTTGGATGGAAATTATCAAAGGGTAGTTTTCTGGTTGGTTTTATTCTTAAATAAAGAGTTGTTGTCTTCTTGGTGTTGATCCACAGGTTAGAATCAGTTGAACCGATGAAGTCCTTTGAGGTTTGAGAGGTTGAGAATGGACTACCTGACAGGGTCGATGTGTGACGAGTTGTAGGGGCGGTTGATGAAGGCATGCTTACAGCATCTTCATTATCAACTCTTGAGTTGTTCGAAGGTTCTCTGTAGTTTGCCGATTTATTTCTAGGGTTGCAGTAGGCTAAATAGAGATCTCCATCTGCTGGCGGTAACAGCGTCAACCCAAGGTTAGATGCCAGCATCATAAACATAGCAACCATCAAAACGATACGCTGTCTGCCATGTTTTGTAGCACAGCTGCTCCACAGCGGTGCACCCCACAGTGCAACGAAAGCCTTCAGTCCACAGACGACACCCGTCTGGGTGGCACTCAGGCCTAGTTGACGGAAGTACAGGGTCAAAAAGGGGAAGAGGCATGCTTTACTAGCTGAGTACGTAAAATAGAAAAAACTGACAAAGGTCAGAGTTCGTTGTAGGTCGACTTGATCTCCTTTGGGCATAGTGGATGAATTTTCAGTTCTTCGATGTTGACAAATGTCCCACAATCTCTAATCTGCTGTCTTCATTTTTCTACCAGTTGGCATGTTAAATCAGCTGAGGGTCtgtgaaaggaaaaaaatcaatcatttaacAATAACCTCAAATTTAATTgatgttttatattttgataTTCGCTCAtattagagccaaacgagagaaaacattaaataaatttaagttttagatgtgggaggaaaacccagagaaagtccatgcagtcaagtagggactgactGATAACCAATCCACACAGTACCgcccctggtgggattcgagTCGATGTCTTtatagaggtggaaggcgaggcaagatacCACTATACAAACCTgaccacctgggcccaatttcatggctctgcttaccgtaagcacagaatcggcgcttacggaagcagggaattctgtgcttacggcaagcgtatttcacgggtaagcggtGAATTTgtcttctgcgcgtgcgtactccacgttactaaacattctacgcttacaaggctagcgcagaaattcggcgcttgcacgtaagcggggaatcgcgattgtaagtgcagaattcggcagtaagcagagccatgaaattggcccctggtttaCGAACattctaaaataaaaattataaataagtTACAAAAGTCTTTTCAAAAGATGCCATGTGACATGTCTCAGATCACAATTCTTTTCACTGATttgtactaaaaaataaaaaaggtatttaaaaaaaaattaaattaaataaactaCCTTTCCttgcttttttttattggtCATAACTCATAATGACTCatatacagtcgtttgaccagttctggatcactttttgaattcacattgttttttattgcaatctctttgatatcttaaacaaaaaagtttatcagtttacctaaacatgtcataaaactcaccaagtattcactgacaaaaaaagattagttcttttgaagaggctttgagaaaagtatcgtcacctgtttgaccagttcaggatcagttgaatctattctgaatcagaagagtgccctttattgcaaacccatactcccattcataaaactgcctctcaaggacacgaaacCTCAggggtgtgttggcatggacttggacttccttttcTTTAgcgaatgtcatgcaagtgtctgcaatagcagcgcaaaatcccagcgacaaaaccacaaaacaacagcaaaggcaagtgaaaaagtgaagcgaacctaaaaagcattattgacccctccaagtttaattttctaaaaaaaaaaagaattctacaagaatttgttgaagtaatgtttctcaaaagcagctaaataaactttctactgcagtagtatgattttatcttacttagtaagttagtgtggcaccatttgacgcaacgagatgttgagtgatcccgaactggtcaagggtaaatTGCCCCcacaaagaagattttggtaacttcgtctcctcaaaaaaacaaaatgactgcacagtattaacaggaatgtttttatacacattcttatcattttacataaatattttttgccccggcactccaattctaaaggtaagaagtttaaacagtgtttttcaaccaacatttttaaacgaaAAAATGATCAATTTCGCAGATAACCTTCAGGAAATCggtaataatttatttgctaatgatatttggcaccttatttttaggtttgttggtttaatgggtgttaatctccacctttatcaacagaaattggtaataatgagaagtgatataattatttggttattgcaaagttgaagtgatcccgaaccggtcaatgatcccgaactggtcaaatgactgtattaCTTAATGAGTCTGTCAATAAGGAAGAGTAAAAAAAGGCAGTGGTCGGAATCAATtgttttgtcaatttgttttgatttcgcCTTTTACTTTTTATAGCCTAtctatgttattattaattatttatcgACATTAATAAATAAAGTAACTTTAGATACTAGTagtagtaaaaaataaaaacgaatgaaaaagtggtgcaGGGTCACAGGTGGATACGGAAACTTTGCCGGTAAAAAGGCTTACACTTTATTATTCAGCTTGTCTGTACTCTAGTCTCTGCTGTCGTCGTTTCATGCGTAATCGCTTCATCTTCTTTCTATCTAAAGACTAAAGTAAAGGAAAGATCGTGTCAGCCGCCACTGTACCACCGTCGTGTCtacaaattgtgtgtttttcgtTATGTTGAAAAGTTTCGTTTTTTAAGCTTCCATGATAACCCATCCGCCTGTTGGCGGTTTCAAAGTGTGACGTAATGCTAGTCTCTTTCAATCAGCTGCTAGTTGCTGTTTATTTCATTATCTTTTCTTTGCATTATTAGTTAGGAAGGTGAAAATTGACGACGAAATTGTAACTCAAATTCAGCCTatcaaattgtaatttttgtttgttgtttgaggataaaaaaatgcaatgtttattttttttttggggggggggggggggagcgggGTCAGTAGATTATGCGAACGCCAAAATCCCTGTACGGATTGGAGTTTAGTTTTTGTCAATTCTTTTACAGCAATAACATAACAAACTCCCGGGTTAATGAAAATTTATCCTCATTGGAAAGTTGACAACAACGGGAATTTTAATTCCCTTTGTTGTCAAACTACTTTCCTAATAAATGCACAGAGTGTCTCTTTTTCAGAAAATATGAGCAGGGTACTAATGCTACTATGTTTGATGGCAGGGTCATTCGTCTCAACTGATAAATCTGTTTCCGCCCCCTGCCCCCGAACTTATTTCATCCATGCGTAAGCCCCCTCCATGGCCCCGCCCCTCTTTCCCAAAACAACCTTTTTTATTAGTAGACTAGGTACCCTTTCACTCATGTGCCAGCGTGGACTAATCCAACATGGCAGCCAGGGTGAGTGTTGGCGATGAAGTAATTCCTACATCGACACCAAATCACGTGCCTAAAGCTACCCCTTCCTCCAAACCACCCTTGAGAATGGATAGCAATTTGCAGAAGGTAATGTGTGATGTCTTATATGTGTTTGTTATATTTCATGGGTGTATTTTGAATCTTATGTGAAGTCCGGACTCTGCTCTGTCCCcctacaaaataaaaaggggGTTCGTAGCTTAATGCGTTGTTCGTGGCAAGGGGGCGGGGCTTTTTAGCAAAATGCCCCCATCCAAAACGCATATTTCAGGCATgtaataactttttaaaaagacagGGTTGGAGGACTGCAGAATTTCACTAAATAAAACTTAAGGTTAAGTAAAAGCTGGCAAATCttgttcaaaataaaaatcataaatGAACAGATGAATGACAAAAtcatttccccccccccaaacaaagttgttttttgttatcaCAATTCCTATCTAAAgaaagtttataattttttatagTAGTAGGGCCCTAGTATATCTATAGTTTTTCCTTATTCCGATTTGTGGCTCCCGAGAAAGGAAATAAAAGtctttaaataaattgaatcaATTGTACATCTCTCCAGACTAGTCCTATAGCCGTACTTGTTCAGACTCAGACTCAGAGGTAGAATGGTCAAACTAAGTCATCGAAACAGTCAGTGTCTGGCAATACCCACTGCCTTTttttaggcagtggacactattggtaattactcaaaataattgttagcataaaaccttacttggtggcgagtaatggggagaggttgatggtataaaacattgtgagcagtgagaaacggctccctctgaagtgacatagttttagagaaagaagtaattttccatgaatttgatttcgagacctcagatttagaacagAGGATTTTTCTCAGTATCTTTGCTGTTCCCAAAagcactattattattattattattattatctttttctTGCACAGATGTTCATTGAACCCTCGTTGAGAGATATGTCGGAGAGTCTTAGTGAGGTCATGAAAATGATGGAGAAACACGGCAGGTGAGCTTTGGTTCAGACTATTTGGGTCGGAATTAGGGAGCAATGACCACAACAAATCTGGAATACATTCATATTAAAAAACTGCAATGGGCTAGTCAACACCTCTCCAAAACTTGCCATGTGTGTTTGTAAAAACTATGCAACCTTCTTGattcaaatattaatttttcttcctttttcagAGATTAGTAATATGATTAAACAATTTCTTGAGTGTTAGAATGTAACTTCATTTGCTTGACCATTATTAAACTAGTTGTGATGGCTGCAAAATCAGAGAGATACATTTATGTGACTAAAATCTAGCTAGGGCCAGTTACTAGCCCAGTTGGCAGCAAATGTTTTGATCGAAAAGGGTTAACAGCTTTATAggctagtgttttttttttcctccctatgtgactggatCAATAGGCTTTCAAGCtaagtgtttaattatactttagTTGATTCCGGCCATCACATTACGGTTGTTTTGTAAATTTCTTGTGCATTTACGGTctgttttgcttttttatttaaattttcatttatATATTAATTTCACTTGTCTGTACTGACTGTTTGTGCTTGTTAAGTGGTCAAATAGAGAACAAGAATGTAATTGGGCCGAGTTGATCAAAATAAGTTCAGAGAATGCCAGTCCATTCCTTCCTATTGTATACTGCAGGAAACTGGATACAAATAAGGATGAGACAGCACCCTGGAATAATGTACAAACCACCATGAATTCTCCTGAACCTAGTATAAACAGGTTGGACTCTCTATCTCTAGTTCACAATATTCGTCAGTTTGACATTTTCTGGTGTTTTGTAGGAATTTTGGGTTGATCGGTTCTGGTTTATTCCCATGCATGCAATTGTCATATTATTTACACTTTGCATACAAATATAGGTTTTTCTCTGTCACTTTTGGGTAAACAAAGCAcccaatttcatttttttttcccccttctttttGGGCATTAATTAAAAGcttctcaaaatagttgttcaTATTTATGTGCAGGCAAGTGTTCTTTTTTGCGTCATGCGATTTAAAAAGATAACCATTCAATCTAACAATCCACTTCAGAAGCAGTTAATTCCACGCTTATTTCAAGCATAtatcacaggttagca
Coding sequences within it:
- the LOC139944319 gene encoding major facilitator superfamily domain-containing protein 6-like protein B yields the protein MPKGDQVDLQRTLTFVSFFYFTYSASKACLFPFLTLYFRQLGLSATQTGVVCGLKAFVALWGAPLWSSCATKHGRQRIVLMVAMFMMLASNLGLTLLPPADGDLYLAYCNPRNKSANYREPSNNSRVDNEDAVSMPSSTAPTTRHTSTLSGSPFSTSQTSKDFIGSTDSNLWINTKKTTTLYLRIKPTRKLPFDNFHPNLNHDMGSTARPSPHNNANQIWTPKPSHPLPESNTLPESNSQYTEESTADHLQSNNEQSQLEDYQDSVPSFISTTPTLPANVSPSTTKSNNQQLSHNQYYNHESVMQPQSNNLKLNPNHNDERPGTHLNWGNIDQNQASGNKKKKFNHKPNQRQRKPTLTENSNSKPNRRQKIETTNSIFAGKPSVSRDRKKRSNVDKHTVPTEASEISQNNQYPQSLGQAQDIVSKPLTSFLESEHIVFVIALLIVVIGESLSCPIDKICDSNLHETLDAVDELDKYKRHRVPSMIGFAIFAVTVAVIVDKTDCRIFLKASHFMIHFYMFAVLLGLAFLLAFFYPIPAIRKGNKQMRFCKAIRLLFADPHNVVVTLTTFIAGAIASNIHNFLFWHVQDLGGSEVVMGVALLVSVTSQIPMLFLTGWLTRKLGHTGVLVVALLCLSSRLLYFAFLWTPWAVVPIEVLCAFSQQALFQTVSSYAEQISPPAMDRSTQSILNSMYHGLGFFIGGSVGGLVYDQVGLKVLYGASAGLALAWGMVVVLVEQLVPKKRKLHYSSLLRREEDADEDYLSEEDSDEVYGNDWLVQALKDEL